In the Aromatoleum bremense genome, one interval contains:
- a CDS encoding OmpA family protein, translating into MIKQTKKQMFILAAIASIGLSAPAAFAQAKDVVVDGKGEIPYVIDSRNVVARSGTGLCWRTGYWSPAAAGTAMAGQFPAGCECDSDIVPKEKCTPAVIPAAVPAPAPAPAPKPTAEKIKLSADTLFDFDKAVLKPEGRTKLDQLAEQAKSVKLEVILAVGHTDRLGSDAYNQKLSERRANAVKTYLVGKGVEANRIYTEGKGERQPVTGTSCSDKLGRTALIACLQPDRRVEVEVIGTK; encoded by the coding sequence ATGATCAAACAGACTAAAAAGCAGATGTTCATACTGGCCGCAATCGCCTCGATCGGCCTCTCCGCACCGGCCGCGTTTGCGCAGGCAAAGGATGTCGTGGTCGATGGCAAGGGCGAGATCCCCTACGTTATCGATTCGCGCAACGTCGTCGCGCGTAGCGGTACCGGCCTGTGCTGGCGCACCGGCTACTGGAGCCCGGCCGCTGCCGGTACCGCGATGGCGGGTCAGTTCCCGGCGGGTTGCGAATGCGATAGCGATATCGTGCCGAAGGAAAAGTGTACGCCGGCAGTGATCCCAGCGGCAGTTCCCGCCCCGGCTCCGGCTCCGGCGCCGAAGCCCACCGCTGAAAAGATCAAACTCTCGGCCGACACCCTGTTCGATTTCGACAAGGCCGTCCTCAAGCCCGAAGGCAGGACCAAGCTGGATCAGCTGGCCGAGCAGGCGAAGAGCGTCAAGCTGGAAGTGATTCTCGCGGTCGGCCATACTGACCGCCTCGGCTCCGATGCCTACAACCAGAAGCTGTCCGAGCGCCGTGCGAACGCCGTGAAGACCTACTTGGTTGGCAAAGGCGTCGAAGCAAACCGCATCTATACCGAAGGCAAGGGCGAGCGCCAGCCAGTCACGGGCACCAGTTGCTCGGACAAACTCGGTCGCACGGCTCTTATCGCATGCCTGCAGCCGGATCGTCGCGTCGAGGTTGAAGTGATCGGCACGAAGTAA
- a CDS encoding OmpA family protein — protein sequence MSALLSACATTTATPPPAAVTPVHRAVPVARNAAFDWSAERNRIVKRLSGSSEIATQVRDDGTLQLLLPGAEAFSRGGTEPQPALTASLDRVASALAPSPEVEIRVFGHTDSLDSELHNLQLSIQRAETVAEHLRRRGIALTRLHADGKGEAEPIADNATEAGRAKNRRVEIVLRPFE from the coding sequence GTGAGCGCGCTGCTGTCGGCCTGCGCCACGACGACTGCGACACCACCTCCCGCCGCCGTGACCCCGGTCCATCGCGCCGTGCCCGTCGCGAGGAACGCGGCCTTCGACTGGTCCGCCGAACGCAACCGCATCGTCAAACGCTTGAGCGGCTCCAGCGAGATCGCAACTCAGGTACGCGACGATGGCACCCTGCAACTGCTGCTCCCGGGCGCGGAAGCCTTTTCCCGTGGCGGCACGGAACCCCAACCGGCCCTGACCGCGAGTCTGGACCGTGTCGCATCGGCCCTGGCTCCGTCCCCCGAGGTCGAAATCCGGGTGTTCGGTCACACTGACAGCCTGGACAGTGAATTGCACAATCTGCAGCTTTCGATCCAGCGCGCCGAAACCGTGGCGGAGCATCTGCGCCGCCGCGGCATCGCGCTTACTCGTCTTCATGCCGACGGCAAGGGCGAAGCCGAGCCGATCGCCGACAACGCTACCGAGGCGGGACGCGCGAAGAACCGCCGCGTCGAGATCGTCCTGCGTCCGTTCGAATAG
- the ubiG gene encoding bifunctional 2-polyprenyl-6-hydroxyphenol methylase/3-demethylubiquinol 3-O-methyltransferase UbiG — protein sequence MNMNADPAELQKFSELAHRWWDTTSEFKPLHEINPLRLDWIDRNAGLAGKRVLDIGCGGGILSESMAAAGAHVTGIDLSEKALGVARLHLFESGQKVDYHHASAEEFAAQHAGEFDIVTCMEMLEHVPDPASTVAACAQLVRPDGHVFFSTINRNFKAYLFAVLGAEYILKLLPRGTHDYAKFIMPSELARYCRQAGLEIAELLGMSYSPLTRVYSLENDTDVNYLIHAKRAA from the coding sequence ATGAACATGAATGCAGACCCCGCAGAACTGCAGAAATTCAGCGAACTCGCCCACCGCTGGTGGGACACCACGTCCGAATTCAAACCCCTTCACGAAATCAACCCGTTGCGCCTCGACTGGATAGACAGGAATGCGGGGCTTGCAGGCAAGCGTGTCCTGGATATTGGATGTGGCGGAGGAATCCTGTCCGAGAGCATGGCGGCCGCAGGCGCTCATGTCACAGGCATCGACCTGTCAGAAAAGGCTCTCGGCGTCGCTCGCCTTCACCTGTTCGAAAGCGGCCAGAAAGTCGACTATCATCATGCGAGCGCCGAGGAATTCGCCGCGCAACATGCTGGTGAGTTCGACATTGTGACATGCATGGAAATGCTCGAGCATGTTCCTGATCCGGCAAGCACAGTGGCCGCGTGCGCCCAACTGGTCCGACCCGACGGCCACGTATTTTTTTCAACAATCAATCGGAATTTCAAAGCCTATCTATTTGCAGTCCTCGGAGCCGAATACATCCTGAAGTTATTGCCGCGCGGCACGCACGATTATGCTAAATTCATCATGCCATCCGAACTCGCGCGGTATTGCCGCCAAGCCGGCTTGGAAATCGCCGAATTGCTCGGCATGAGCTACAGTCCATTGACACGCGTGTATTCACTCGAAAATGATACCGACGTGAATTACCTCATTCACGCGAAACGCGCAGCCTGA
- the dcd gene encoding dCTP deaminase: MSIKSDKWIRRMAEQQGMIAPFAPELVRHNGTGKIVSYGTSSYGYDVRCANEFKIFTNINSTIVDPKDFDARNFVDFVGDVCIIPPNSFALARTVEYFRIPRNILTVCLGKSTYARCGIIVNVTPLEPEWEGHVTLEFSNTTPLPAKIYANEGIAQMLFFEADEVCETSYKDRGGKYLGQTGVTLPKI; the protein is encoded by the coding sequence ATGTCCATCAAGTCCGACAAATGGATTCGCCGCATGGCGGAACAGCAGGGGATGATCGCACCGTTCGCGCCCGAGTTGGTCCGCCACAACGGCACGGGGAAAATCGTCTCGTACGGCACCTCGAGCTACGGCTATGATGTGCGCTGCGCGAATGAATTCAAGATCTTCACCAACATCAACTCGACGATCGTCGACCCGAAGGACTTCGATGCACGGAATTTCGTCGATTTCGTCGGCGACGTGTGCATCATTCCGCCGAACTCGTTCGCCCTCGCGCGCACGGTCGAGTATTTTCGTATCCCGCGTAATATCCTGACGGTGTGCCTCGGCAAGTCGACCTACGCGCGGTGCGGCATCATCGTGAACGTCACGCCACTGGAGCCCGAGTGGGAAGGTCACGTGACGCTCGAGTTTTCGAATACCACGCCGCTGCCGGCGAAGATCTACGCGAACGAGGGCATCGCGCAGATGCTTTTCTTCGAGGCCGACGAGGTGTGCGAAACGTCGTACAAGGATCGCGGCGGCAAATATCTCGGCCAGACGGGCGTGACGTTGCCGAAAATCTGA
- a CDS encoding dihydrofolate reductase: MSAGKRQVIIIAATARNGVIGRDNKLPWRLKADLARFKETTIGHSVLMGRKTWESLGRPLPARRNLVVTHDTNYSATGAEVFPDPETALEAASNETVFVIGGAEVYRRMLDRADALLLTEVHADVAGDAHFPAFDRGDFDEVRRERHDADAHNEFSFDFVEYRRKTR; this comes from the coding sequence ATGAGCGCGGGCAAGCGGCAAGTGATCATCATCGCGGCGACTGCGCGGAACGGCGTGATCGGAAGAGACAATAAATTGCCGTGGCGGCTCAAGGCGGATCTTGCCCGTTTCAAGGAAACGACGATCGGACATTCCGTACTGATGGGGCGCAAAACCTGGGAATCGCTGGGGCGGCCGCTACCCGCTCGACGCAATCTGGTCGTCACGCACGACACCAATTACTCCGCGACCGGGGCGGAGGTTTTTCCAGATCCGGAAACAGCGCTCGAGGCCGCGAGCAACGAGACCGTCTTCGTCATCGGCGGCGCCGAAGTGTATCGCCGGATGCTCGACAGGGCCGACGCACTGCTACTTACGGAGGTGCACGCCGACGTAGCCGGAGACGCGCATTTCCCGGCGTTCGACCGGGGAGACTTCGACGAGGTGAGGCGCGAAAGGCACGACGCAGACGCGCATAACGAATTTTCGTTCGATTTCGTGGAGTATCGGCGCAAGACACGCTGA
- a CDS encoding thymidylate synthase produces MKQYLDLMHHVLDHGDQKSDRTGTGTLSTFGWQMRFNLDDGFPLLTTKKLHIRSIIYELLWFLRGDTNIRYLNENGVSIWDDWADENGELGPVYGKQWRRWETANGTTIDQIAQLIDGLKRNPDSRRHLVSAWNPGEMAGMALPPCHALFQFYVAGGRLSCQLYQRSADIFLGVPFNIASYALLTLMVAQVCGLRAGDFVWTGGDCHLYLNHLDQARLQLSRQPRALPRMIVNSRVTDIFGFRFEDFRLEGYDPHPHIKAEVAV; encoded by the coding sequence ATGAAACAGTATCTCGACCTGATGCACCATGTCCTCGATCACGGCGACCAGAAATCCGACCGGACCGGGACCGGCACACTTTCGACCTTCGGTTGGCAGATGCGGTTTAATCTCGACGACGGCTTTCCTCTGCTCACGACGAAGAAGCTGCACATCCGGTCGATCATTTACGAATTGCTGTGGTTTCTGCGCGGTGATACCAATATCCGCTACCTCAATGAGAATGGCGTCTCGATCTGGGACGACTGGGCTGACGAGAATGGCGAGCTCGGTCCTGTGTACGGCAAACAATGGCGCCGCTGGGAGACCGCAAACGGGACCACCATCGACCAGATCGCACAACTGATCGACGGATTGAAGCGCAATCCCGATTCGCGACGCCATTTGGTTTCAGCGTGGAATCCGGGAGAAATGGCCGGAATGGCGCTTCCGCCGTGCCACGCGCTGTTCCAGTTCTATGTTGCGGGTGGCCGGTTGTCCTGCCAGTTGTACCAGCGCAGCGCCGACATCTTCCTCGGGGTGCCGTTCAACATTGCGTCCTACGCGCTGCTGACGCTGATGGTGGCCCAGGTTTGCGGGCTGCGAGCCGGGGATTTCGTGTGGACAGGGGGTGATTGCCACCTGTATCTCAACCATCTCGATCAGGCACGTCTGCAGCTTTCCCGGCAACCGCGCGCCTTGCCCCGGATGATCGTAAATTCCCGCGTCACGGACATCTTCGGATTTCGCTTCGAAGATTTTCGTCTCGAAGGCTATGACCCCCACCCCCATATCAAAGCGGAGGTGGCCGTATGA
- a CDS encoding IS1634 family transposase: MFVKITTSGGRRYVQLVESYRDDAGRVKKRTVATLGRLDQVGGELDSVINGLLKVSGREPLGERPAPPSVAFESARALGDVWALTELWKELGFGALRRVFRRTRHTTDVEALIRVMVLNRLCDPDSKLGVLRWLETVALPEVDVKTVTHQQLLRSMDALMDHQAAVDAVVTGLLRPLVDQDLSVVFYDLTTIRAEGFTTVAGDVRAFGMAKEGLIARQFMLGVVQTADGLPIYHEVFAGNAAETTTLLPTLATVLERFPEVRRLILVADRGLLSLDNLEALEAVRLANGAPLEFIIAVPGRRYHEFAELLDPFQRAHCAQAAEEVTGELAWQARRLIIAHDPATAAQQTARRNEQIAALVSQGEQWAGKLVEQDGGVKHRGRKLSDSGAKARFYHAVCEAHLSKIIRVDLKAELFCYEIDETARGLAKLMDGKLLLVTNAQELAPAEVLTRYKALADIERGFKVLKSEIEIGPVYHRLPERIRAHASICFMALILHRIMRTRLRAAHTSLTPERALEQLHRIQHHRVRLGGSEPVTGVSSINAHQNEVLSALRVKKPVAPQQLTLL; encoded by the coding sequence ATGTTCGTCAAGATCACCACCTCCGGCGGCCGCCGCTACGTCCAACTCGTCGAGTCCTACCGGGATGATGCCGGCCGGGTGAAGAAGCGCACTGTGGCGACCCTTGGCCGACTCGACCAGGTGGGCGGTGAGCTTGATTCCGTGATCAACGGACTGCTCAAGGTCTCCGGCCGAGAACCCCTGGGTGAGCGCCCTGCACCCCCTTCGGTCGCGTTCGAATCGGCCCGCGCGCTGGGCGACGTGTGGGCCCTTACCGAGCTGTGGAAGGAGTTGGGCTTCGGGGCGCTGCGTCGCGTGTTTCGCCGTACGCGCCACACGACCGATGTCGAGGCGCTCATCCGCGTGATGGTGCTCAACCGCCTGTGCGATCCGGACTCCAAGCTCGGCGTGCTGCGCTGGCTCGAGACGGTGGCGCTGCCCGAGGTCGACGTCAAAACCGTTACGCATCAGCAACTGCTGCGCAGCATGGACGCGCTGATGGATCACCAGGCGGCGGTCGATGCGGTGGTGACCGGCCTGCTGCGCCCGCTCGTCGATCAGGACCTGTCGGTCGTCTTCTACGATCTCACCACGATCCGCGCCGAGGGATTCACGACCGTGGCCGGCGACGTGCGCGCCTTCGGCATGGCGAAAGAGGGGCTCATTGCCCGCCAGTTCATGCTCGGCGTGGTACAGACGGCCGACGGGCTTCCGATCTACCACGAGGTGTTCGCGGGCAACGCCGCGGAGACGACGACGCTGCTCCCCACGCTCGCCACCGTGCTCGAGCGCTTCCCCGAAGTGCGCCGGCTCATCCTCGTGGCCGACCGCGGGCTGCTGAGCCTGGACAACCTGGAGGCGTTGGAGGCGGTGCGACTGGCGAACGGCGCACCGCTCGAATTCATCATCGCCGTTCCGGGCCGGCGCTATCACGAGTTCGCCGAGTTGCTCGACCCCTTCCAGCGCGCGCACTGCGCGCAGGCCGCCGAGGAGGTGACCGGCGAGCTCGCCTGGCAGGCGCGCCGGCTCATCATTGCCCACGATCCGGCCACAGCGGCGCAGCAGACGGCGCGGCGCAACGAGCAGATCGCCGCGCTCGTCAGCCAAGGCGAGCAATGGGCGGGCAAGCTCGTCGAGCAGGACGGCGGGGTCAAGCACCGCGGGCGCAAGCTGTCGGACAGCGGCGCGAAGGCGCGCTTCTACCACGCGGTGTGCGAAGCGCATCTGTCCAAGATCATCCGCGTCGATCTCAAGGCCGAGCTCTTCTGCTACGAGATCGATGAGACGGCCCGCGGACTGGCCAAACTCATGGACGGCAAGCTCCTGCTCGTGACCAACGCGCAGGAGCTCGCCCCCGCCGAGGTCCTCACCCGCTACAAGGCCCTCGCCGACATCGAACGCGGCTTCAAGGTGCTGAAATCCGAGATCGAGATCGGGCCGGTCTATCACCGGCTGCCCGAGCGCATTCGCGCGCACGCCTCGATCTGCTTCATGGCGCTCATCCTTCACCGGATCATGCGCACGCGCCTTCGTGCGGCGCACACCAGCCTCACCCCCGAGCGCGCGCTCGAGCAACTGCATCGCATCCAGCATCACCGCGTCCGACTCGGCGGCTCCGAGCCGGTAACCGGGGTGTCTTCCATCAACGCACACCAGAACGAGGTCCTCAGTGCCCTTCGGGTGAAAAAACCGGTCGCACCGCAGCAGCTGACGCTGTTGTAG
- a CDS encoding recombinase family protein — MRRGRLAKLRAGVLLPWTRAPYGYRLHPDRPRDPGGVVLEAGEAAVVAEIFALYLEPQVSLLQLARTLARRHIPSPGGKSVWAVATLHGILTNPAYTGQVYTGRVRYRPPRIRRSATHPIGRPHESRIPVPRAEWIAVATVPAIVTTEQFDRVQSKLAKNRCFSQRNNTAHPYLLRALVSCGYCRYACIGRTAVRSPYSYYMCSSKLKWAMLGREPCHARFAPAGQLDDLVWRDLCEVLTHPAELTRALERAHGGHWLPQELQARRENLRQGRVSLGQQIDRLTEAYLHDVIALPEYERRRRDLEQRDQALAEQERQLSAQADRHEELAGTAIAIENFCARVRAGLDNVSFEQKRQLVELLIDRVIVTDTAVEIHYVIPTHRSSEHVRFCHLRTDYLSTSQ, encoded by the coding sequence ATGCGCCGTGGCCGTCTGGCCAAGCTGCGCGCCGGGGTGTTGTTGCCCTGGACGCGGGCGCCCTACGGCTACCGCCTTCATCCCGATCGGCCGCGCGATCCGGGCGGGGTGGTCCTGGAAGCCGGCGAGGCCGCCGTGGTGGCGGAAATCTTTGCGCTTTATCTGGAGCCCCAGGTGAGCCTGTTGCAACTGGCGCGCACGCTTGCCAGGCGTCATATCCCGTCGCCCGGCGGCAAGTCGGTGTGGGCAGTCGCCACCTTGCACGGGATACTGACGAATCCCGCCTATACCGGCCAGGTCTATACTGGACGAGTACGTTACCGCCCACCACGCATCCGGCGTTCGGCGACCCACCCGATTGGCCGGCCGCACGAAAGCCGCATCCCGGTGCCACGCGCCGAATGGATTGCGGTGGCGACGGTGCCGGCCATCGTGACCACCGAGCAGTTTGATCGGGTACAAAGCAAGTTGGCGAAGAATCGATGCTTTTCGCAGCGCAACAACACGGCGCACCCCTACCTGCTGCGGGCGCTGGTCAGCTGCGGCTACTGCCGGTATGCCTGTATCGGTCGCACGGCGGTCCGTTCTCCCTATTCGTATTACATGTGTTCGAGCAAGCTCAAATGGGCCATGTTGGGGCGTGAGCCTTGCCATGCGCGTTTTGCTCCGGCCGGCCAACTCGATGATCTGGTGTGGCGCGACTTGTGCGAAGTGCTGACCCACCCGGCTGAACTCACGCGGGCGCTGGAACGGGCGCACGGCGGACATTGGTTGCCGCAGGAATTGCAGGCACGCCGGGAGAACCTGCGCCAAGGCCGGGTCAGCCTGGGCCAACAGATCGACCGCCTCACGGAAGCCTACCTGCACGACGTCATTGCCCTGCCTGAGTATGAGCGGCGGCGTCGCGACTTGGAACAGCGCGATCAGGCGTTGGCGGAACAGGAACGCCAGTTGTCCGCCCAAGCCGACCGGCATGAGGAACTCGCCGGCACCGCCATCGCCATCGAGAACTTCTGCGCCCGCGTACGCGCTGGACTGGATAACGTCAGCTTCGAGCAGAAGCGCCAGTTGGTCGAACTGCTGATCGACCGGGTCATCGTCACCGACACCGCGGTGGAAATCCACTATGTGATTCCCACCCACCGGAGCAGCGAGCACGTCCGTTTTTGTCATTTGCGTACGGACTATCTCTCTACCTCCCAGTGA
- a CDS encoding arginine/lysine/ornithine decarboxylase → MRFHFPIIIIDEDFRSENTSGLGIRALAKAIEEESMEVLGVTSYGDLTSFAQQQSRGSAFILSIDDEEFSSPEASDKSIAELRAFVVEIRLRNADIPIFIHGETRTSRHIPNDVLRELHGFIHMFEDTPEFVARYIVREAKNYLESLAPPFFRALVHYAADSSYSWHCPGHSGGVAFLKSPVGQMFHQFFGENMLRADVCNAVEELGQLLDHTGPVAASERNAARIFNCDHLYFVTNGTSTSNKMVWHTTVAPGDVVVVDRNCHKSILHSIIMTGAVPVFLTPTRNHYGIIGPIPLEEFSMETIRRKIAANPFARPSAGKKPRILTITQSTYDGVVYNVETIKEMLDGEIDTLHFDEAWLPHAAFHDFYGDYHAIGADRPRCEKSMVFSTQSTHKLLAGLSQASQILVQDSQTRKLDRDIFNEAYLMHTSTSPQYAIIASCDVAAAMMEPPGGPALVDESLSEAVEFRRAMRKVEAEFGPSDWWFKVWGPEYLPEEGIGEREDWMLKAGERWHGFGNLAPGFNMLDPIKATVITPGLDVDGDFADSGIPAGILTRYLAEHGIIVEKTGLYSFFIMFTIGITKGRWNTMVTELQQFKDDYDRNQPLWRVMPEFIAKHPRYEKVGLKDLCAQIHSFYKSYDIARLTTEMYLSDMVPAMKPADAFAKMAHREIERVPIDELEGRVTAMLVTPYPPGIPLLIPGERFNATIVRYLKFARDFNAGFPGFETDIHGLVREHAEGRFDYYVDCVRQN, encoded by the coding sequence ATGCGCTTTCACTTTCCGATCATCATCATCGACGAGGATTTCCGCTCGGAAAATACGAGCGGCCTCGGCATTCGCGCGCTGGCCAAGGCGATCGAGGAAGAGAGCATGGAAGTGCTCGGCGTCACGAGTTATGGTGACCTGACCTCGTTCGCGCAGCAGCAAAGCCGCGGCTCGGCCTTCATCCTGTCGATCGACGACGAGGAGTTTTCTTCGCCGGAGGCGTCCGACAAGTCCATCGCCGAGCTGCGCGCATTCGTCGTCGAGATCCGATTGCGCAACGCCGACATCCCGATCTTCATCCACGGCGAAACCCGTACCAGCCGGCACATCCCGAACGACGTGCTGCGCGAGCTGCACGGCTTCATCCATATGTTTGAGGACACGCCCGAGTTCGTCGCCCGCTACATCGTGCGCGAAGCCAAGAACTACCTTGAGAGCCTGGCGCCGCCGTTCTTCCGCGCGCTGGTGCATTACGCCGCCGACAGCTCGTATTCGTGGCACTGCCCGGGCCATTCCGGCGGCGTGGCGTTCCTGAAAAGCCCGGTCGGGCAGATGTTCCACCAGTTCTTCGGTGAAAACATGCTGCGCGCGGATGTGTGCAACGCGGTCGAGGAACTCGGTCAGCTGCTTGACCATACGGGTCCGGTGGCCGCCTCCGAACGCAACGCCGCGCGCATCTTCAACTGCGACCATCTCTATTTCGTCACCAACGGCACCTCGACGTCAAACAAGATGGTGTGGCACACGACGGTCGCACCCGGCGACGTCGTCGTCGTCGATCGCAACTGCCACAAATCGATTCTCCACTCGATCATCATGACTGGCGCGGTGCCGGTGTTCCTGACGCCGACGCGCAACCACTACGGCATCATCGGACCGATCCCGCTGGAAGAATTCAGCATGGAGACGATCCGGCGCAAGATCGCGGCGAACCCGTTCGCGCGCCCGAGCGCTGGCAAGAAGCCCCGCATCCTGACGATCACGCAGTCGACGTACGACGGGGTTGTGTACAACGTCGAGACGATCAAGGAGATGCTCGACGGCGAGATCGACACGCTGCACTTTGACGAAGCCTGGCTGCCGCACGCCGCGTTTCATGACTTCTACGGCGATTACCACGCGATCGGCGCCGACCGCCCGCGCTGCGAGAAATCGATGGTGTTCTCGACTCAGTCGACGCACAAGCTGCTGGCCGGTCTGTCCCAAGCTTCGCAAATCCTCGTGCAGGACTCGCAGACTCGCAAGCTCGACCGCGACATCTTCAACGAAGCCTACCTGATGCACACCTCGACGTCGCCGCAGTACGCGATCATCGCTTCGTGCGACGTCGCGGCGGCGATGATGGAGCCCCCCGGCGGGCCGGCGCTGGTGGACGAGTCCCTGTCGGAAGCAGTCGAATTCCGTCGCGCGATGCGCAAGGTGGAGGCCGAGTTCGGACCCTCCGACTGGTGGTTCAAGGTCTGGGGGCCCGAATACCTGCCCGAGGAGGGGATCGGTGAGCGGGAGGACTGGATGCTCAAGGCCGGCGAACGCTGGCACGGCTTTGGCAATCTCGCGCCGGGCTTCAACATGCTAGACCCGATCAAGGCGACGGTGATTACGCCGGGGCTGGACGTCGACGGCGACTTTGCCGATTCCGGCATCCCGGCCGGGATCCTCACCCGTTATCTCGCCGAGCACGGCATCATCGTCGAAAAGACTGGGTTGTACTCGTTCTTCATCATGTTCACGATCGGCATCACGAAGGGCCGGTGGAACACGATGGTGACGGAACTGCAGCAGTTCAAGGACGACTACGACCGCAACCAGCCGTTATGGCGCGTAATGCCAGAATTCATTGCCAAGCATCCGCGCTACGAGAAAGTCGGCCTGAAGGACTTGTGCGCGCAGATCCACAGTTTCTACAAGTCGTACGATATTGCACGGCTCACCACCGAGATGTATCTGTCGGATATGGTTCCGGCGATGAAGCCGGCCGATGCGTTCGCCAAGATGGCGCACCGTGAGATCGAGCGCGTGCCGATCGACGAGTTGGAAGGGCGCGTCACCGCGATGCTCGTCACGCCCTATCCGCCAGGGATTCCGCTACTGATTCCGGGCGAGCGTTTCAACGCGACGATCGTGCGTTATCTTAAGTTCGCGCGTGATTTCAACGCGGGCTTTCCAGGGTTCGAGACCGATATCCACGGCCTCGTCAGGGAACATGCAGAGGGACGGTTCGACTATTACGTCGACTGCGTGAGGCAGAACTGA
- the apbC gene encoding iron-sulfur cluster carrier protein ApbC, whose amino-acid sequence MSLTQESVTEALKGVVDPNTGKDFVSTRCVRNVSISGSDVRVELELGYPAKTQHESIREMLAAAIAAIPGAGRATIDVHSKVVAHAVQQGVKLLPGVKNIIAVASGKGGVGKSTTAVNLALALTAEGATVGLLDADIYGPSQPHMLGIGDQRPESLDGKTMEPLQAHGLQVMSIGFLVDVETPMVWRGPMATQALNQLLKETNWKDLDYLVIDMPPGTGDIQLTLSQSVPLTGAVIVTTPQDIALLDARKGLKMFEKVGVPIIGVVENMSIHICSNCGHEEAIFGTRGGERLCADYNVPFLGALPLDLQIRQETDGGAPTVVSDPEGRIAELYKAIARKVAARVAVKAKDMTHKFPSIVIKST is encoded by the coding sequence ATGAGTCTCACCCAGGAATCTGTCACCGAAGCGCTCAAGGGCGTTGTCGATCCGAACACGGGCAAGGATTTCGTTTCGACGCGCTGTGTCAGGAATGTCAGCATCAGCGGCAGCGACGTTCGCGTCGAACTCGAGCTCGGCTACCCGGCGAAGACTCAGCATGAATCGATCCGCGAAATGCTCGCCGCCGCGATCGCCGCGATTCCCGGTGCGGGGCGGGCGACGATCGACGTACACAGCAAGGTCGTCGCGCACGCGGTGCAGCAGGGCGTGAAGCTGCTGCCGGGCGTCAAGAACATCATCGCCGTAGCTTCCGGGAAAGGGGGTGTCGGCAAGAGCACGACCGCCGTGAACCTCGCCCTTGCGCTGACGGCAGAAGGTGCGACAGTCGGACTGCTCGATGCGGATATCTATGGTCCGTCGCAGCCGCATATGCTCGGCATCGGCGACCAGCGTCCGGAGTCGCTCGACGGCAAGACGATGGAGCCGCTCCAGGCGCACGGCCTGCAGGTAATGTCCATCGGCTTCCTCGTCGATGTCGAGACGCCGATGGTGTGGCGTGGCCCGATGGCGACGCAGGCCCTCAACCAGTTGCTGAAGGAAACCAACTGGAAAGATCTGGACTACCTCGTCATCGACATGCCGCCGGGCACCGGCGACATCCAGCTCACGCTGTCGCAGAGCGTGCCGCTGACTGGCGCCGTGATCGTCACGACACCCCAGGACATCGCTTTGCTCGATGCGCGCAAGGGACTCAAGATGTTCGAGAAGGTGGGCGTGCCGATCATCGGCGTCGTCGAAAACATGAGCATCCACATCTGTTCGAATTGCGGCCACGAAGAGGCGATCTTCGGTACTCGCGGGGGCGAGCGCCTGTGCGCCGACTACAACGTGCCTTTTCTCGGCGCGCTGCCGCTCGATCTGCAGATCCGCCAGGAAACCGATGGCGGGGCGCCGACCGTCGTGTCCGATCCGGAAGGTCGCATCGCGGAGCTCTACAAGGCGATCGCGCGCAAGGTTGCGGCACGCGTGGCCGTCAAGGCGAAGGACATGACGCACAAGTTCCCGAGCATCGTCATCAAGAGCACGTGA